In a single window of the Methanofollis ethanolicus genome:
- the pyrC gene encoding dihydroorotase: MKEEETVVLKGVTLPGGRVADLTLGEGRVVHVGAAGRADAVIDASGLLCVPAAVDMHTHLRGGATQGAKEDWASGTASALSGGVTVVVDQPNTVPPLTTREAFRARVSEARDHALCHFAINAGVVSGADLVGLWQEGAMAFGEIFAGPSSYGAAVPEDVLKDAFLTLRDLGALATVHAEDPLPGTPATLADHDRLRPADTEVRAVRAVSSLLPPGGRVHFCHMSTAAAVDAAAGTVEVTPHHLFLSRECFTPDDTHARVNPPLRSEEERRRLWSRWERIDVVASDHAPHTAGEKAAPFADAPSGMPGVETMVPLLMAAVREGRLSLASVIEKTAINPAQILGTPAAGFLPGERADFALYPAKTTKIDPDALHTKCTWTPYEGMEAVFPEIVVMGGACVVRDGEIATGTAGSWVPGKGYIR; the protein is encoded by the coding sequence ATGAAAGAAGAGGAGACGGTCGTCCTGAAGGGCGTTACCCTGCCGGGCGGCAGGGTGGCGGACCTCACCCTGGGCGAGGGGAGGGTCGTCCATGTCGGCGCCGCGGGGAGGGCCGACGCGGTGATCGACGCCTCCGGCCTTCTCTGCGTCCCCGCGGCCGTGGACATGCACACCCATCTCCGGGGCGGCGCCACGCAGGGAGCGAAGGAGGACTGGGCAAGCGGGACCGCGAGCGCCCTCTCTGGCGGCGTGACAGTCGTCGTCGACCAACCGAACACCGTGCCCCCCCTCACGACACGCGAGGCATTCCGCGCCCGTGTCAGCGAGGCCCGCGACCATGCCCTCTGCCATTTCGCGATCAATGCCGGTGTCGTCTCCGGCGCCGACCTTGTGGGGCTCTGGCAGGAAGGGGCGATGGCTTTCGGCGAGATCTTTGCCGGCCCGTCCAGTTACGGCGCGGCCGTCCCTGAAGATGTCCTGAAGGACGCGTTTCTCACTCTCCGTGATCTCGGCGCCCTGGCCACGGTCCATGCCGAGGATCCCCTGCCCGGCACACCCGCGACCCTTGCCGACCACGACCGCCTGAGGCCTGCCGATACCGAGGTCCGGGCCGTCAGGGCGGTTTCATCCCTCCTCCCTCCAGGCGGGCGGGTCCACTTCTGTCACATGAGCACGGCCGCCGCCGTCGATGCCGCCGCCGGCACCGTCGAGGTGACGCCGCACCACCTCTTCCTCTCGCGGGAATGTTTCACACCCGACGACACCCATGCACGGGTGAACCCTCCCCTCAGGTCGGAAGAGGAGCGCCGACGTCTCTGGAGTAGGTGGGAGAGGATCGACGTCGTCGCCTCTGACCATGCCCCGCACACCGCCGGAGAAAAGGCCGCGCCCTTCGCCGACGCTCCTTCGGGCATGCCGGGCGTCGAGACGATGGTGCCCCTTCTCATGGCCGCGGTGCGGGAGGGCCGGCTCTCCCTTGCATCGGTCATCGAGAAGACCGCCATAAACCCCGCACAGATCCTCGGCACCCCTGCCGCCGGTTTCCTGCCTGGCGAGAGGGCCGACTTTGCCCTGTATCCTGCAAAGACGACGAAGATCGATCCCGACGCCCTCCATACAAAATGTACCTGGACGCCATACGAGGGCATGGAGGCTGTCTTCCCGGAGATCGTCGTCATGGGAGGCGCCTGTGTCGTGCGGGACGGCGAGATCGCCACCGGCACCGCCGGGTCCTGGGTCCCGGGCAAGGGCTATATACGCTGA
- a CDS encoding DUF167 domain-containing protein produces MISLDDAVTGPDNCVVLTLDVSAGSKNDSFPAGYNPWRHALICQVAAQAVGGKANRAIVALVAETIGVPKSAVGIVSGATSTIKRVEVRGISRDQAIQRLSSLLPV; encoded by the coding sequence GTGATCTCTCTTGACGACGCAGTAACAGGCCCGGACAATTGTGTCGTGCTCACTCTCGACGTCTCTGCCGGGAGTAAGAATGACTCTTTTCCTGCAGGCTACAACCCCTGGAGGCATGCCCTTATCTGTCAGGTCGCCGCTCAGGCAGTGGGAGGGAAGGCAAACCGTGCCATCGTCGCTCTGGTTGCGGAGACGATCGGCGTTCCGAAGTCTGCAGTCGGCATTGTTTCCGGTGCCACCTCGACGATCAAGCGGGTCGAGGTGAGGGGCATATCAAGAGATCAGGCAATACAGCGTTTATCCTCTCTTCTTCCCGTATAA
- the dnaG gene encoding DNA primase DnaG: MYSSDTTKYLIHINLHAEGVVEKPDVVGAIFGQTEGLLGEDLDLRDLQRTGRVGRIDVHIVSKKGETRGEILISSSLDRAETAILAASLETIDRVGPCVAHATVERIEDIRVTKRKQIVERAKELLITHFDESAIDSTELLDTVRESLRIEKISVLGEERVPAGPNVLDSDAIIVVEGRADVINLLRYGIKNAVAVEGTKVPAVITKLCEIKTATAFFDGDRGGDLILRELLQVAEVDYVAFCPRGKSVEELTRKEVIKSLRNKVPTEYIRDQLTDTKEEAPAEAIPLQETMPVIVSEVKEPEEAAASIPPAQPVMTLEQQIQEVEGRGMARFLTSDYTLVSEAKAGDVERAVEEVDSDTAGVIIDRPVDQKLIDVFLAKGLEFIAAPEFRDIVKRPLSLRLMKIRKA; encoded by the coding sequence ATGTATTCATCAGATACGACCAAGTATCTCATTCACATTAATCTCCACGCAGAGGGGGTGGTCGAGAAACCCGACGTAGTCGGTGCCATATTTGGCCAGACTGAAGGGTTGCTCGGCGAAGACCTTGACCTCCGCGATCTCCAGCGGACCGGGCGGGTCGGCAGGATAGATGTCCATATCGTGAGTAAGAAGGGTGAGACCCGGGGAGAGATCCTCATCTCATCCTCCCTCGACCGTGCAGAGACGGCGATCCTTGCGGCGTCCCTGGAGACGATCGACCGGGTCGGCCCCTGCGTCGCGCATGCCACAGTCGAGCGGATCGAGGACATCCGCGTGACGAAGAGGAAACAGATCGTGGAAAGGGCAAAGGAACTGCTGATCACCCACTTTGATGAGTCGGCGATCGACTCCACCGAACTGCTCGACACTGTCAGGGAGTCGCTGCGGATCGAGAAGATCAGTGTCCTCGGCGAGGAACGGGTGCCTGCAGGCCCGAATGTGCTCGACTCGGATGCGATCATCGTCGTGGAGGGGCGGGCCGACGTGATCAACCTTCTCAGGTACGGGATCAAGAATGCCGTTGCCGTGGAGGGGACGAAGGTCCCGGCAGTTATTACGAAACTCTGTGAGATCAAGACGGCTACGGCCTTCTTCGACGGCGACCGCGGCGGCGACCTCATCCTGCGCGAACTCCTTCAGGTCGCTGAAGTCGACTATGTCGCTTTCTGTCCGCGGGGCAAGAGCGTCGAGGAACTGACACGGAAAGAGGTCATCAAGTCCCTGAGAAACAAGGTCCCGACAGAGTACATCAGGGACCAGCTGACCGATACAAAGGAAGAGGCCCCTGCAGAGGCGATCCCTCTTCAGGAGACGATGCCGGTCATTGTCAGCGAGGTGAAAGAGCCCGAAGAGGCGGCCGCGAGCATACCCCCGGCACAGCCTGTCATGACCCTCGAACAGCAGATCCAGGAGGTCGAAGGGAGGGGCATGGCACGTTTCCTGACCTCGGATTATACGCTGGTGAGCGAGGCGAAGGCCGGCGATGTCGAGCGCGCCGTTGAAGAGGTCGATTCGGACACGGCCGGCGTGATCATCGACCGCCCGGTCGATCAGAAACTCATCGATGTCTTCCTTGCGAAAGGACTGGAGTTCATTGCCGCTCCGGAGTTCAGGGATATCGTGAAGAGGCCTTTATCTCTCAGGCTCATGAAAATTCGGAAGGCGTAG
- a CDS encoding UPF0058 family protein, with protein MHKEELITLHQILVEIKDYFEMMNVELKFPQYYALKINPSQIHKSKLEHKHAIFVLGQELANAMKDIDYNASSRISARMKELSEKTERELEKSIEQ; from the coding sequence ATGCATAAAGAAGAACTGATTACCCTGCATCAGATCCTTGTCGAGATCAAGGATTATTTCGAGATGATGAATGTCGAACTGAAATTCCCGCAGTACTACGCGCTCAAGATCAACCCGTCCCAGATCCACAAGAGCAAACTTGAACACAAACACGCGATCTTCGTCCTCGGGCAGGAACTCGCCAATGCGATGAAAGATATCGACTATAACGCCTCGTCCCGCATCTCTGCCAGAATGAAGGAGCTCTCCGAGAAGACCGAGCGGGAACTTGAAAAGAGTATTGAGCAGTGA
- a CDS encoding ATP-grasp domain-containing protein → MIRIVPKPTDTHDDNSTAAVLSELKRAGAEYALLDLDAIDPLSASIAGDLVWVCGMKQDIHQFECLDILALENLVVNSPDAIATCASKVKTTALLLKKGIPSPETLFTASRELAADFLARHGKAVSKPVYGYDGIDVRLVTTPDEFGEAPYYLQEYVQNDRDFRVFVIEGKAVGAICRQSAHLTHNIHQGGTGTPIEIDREMQEVAGGAAEAVGADYCGVDLLAENGSYTVLEVNGTPNWHCMAAPIPKMLARHLIEKERALRS, encoded by the coding sequence ATGATTCGCATTGTACCCAAACCGACAGACACCCACGACGACAACTCGACTGCTGCGGTGCTCTCTGAACTCAAAAGGGCGGGAGCCGAATATGCCCTCCTTGACCTCGACGCCATCGACCCTCTCTCGGCGTCCATCGCCGGCGATCTCGTCTGGGTATGCGGCATGAAGCAGGATATTCACCAGTTCGAGTGCCTGGATATCCTCGCCCTTGAGAACCTCGTCGTCAACTCGCCCGACGCGATCGCGACCTGCGCAAGCAAGGTCAAGACGACGGCGCTTCTTCTCAAAAAAGGGATACCGTCACCTGAAACGCTCTTTACCGCGTCCCGGGAACTTGCCGCCGACTTCCTTGCACGGCATGGAAAAGCGGTCTCCAAACCGGTCTACGGTTATGACGGCATCGACGTCCGTCTCGTCACCACGCCCGACGAGTTCGGCGAAGCCCCCTATTATCTCCAGGAATATGTGCAAAACGACCGGGACTTCAGGGTCTTCGTCATCGAAGGAAAGGCAGTCGGTGCCATCTGCCGGCAGTCGGCCCACCTCACCCACAATATTCACCAGGGCGGGACGGGGACGCCGATCGAGATCGACCGGGAGATGCAGGAGGTCGCCGGCGGTGCGGCCGAGGCCGTCGGTGCCGATTACTGCGGCGTCGACCTGCTCGCCGAGAATGGGAGTTATACTGTCCTTGAAGTGAACGGCACGCCGAACTGGCACTGTATGGCTGCCCCTATTCCAAAAATGCTTGCCCGCCACCTGATCGAAAAGGAACGGGCGCTGAGGTCATAG
- the tes gene encoding tetraether lipid synthase Tes, which produces MLLKKTKSLCPICKRVLDADICEEDGKVWISRTCPEHGEAKHLYWSDVEMYRRFDAFEEIGNGVSNPQRETAPDTCPANCGICSRHQSMTLLANIDLTNRCNLNCDFCFANARACGYIYEPSFDEVVEMMKMVRSEKPVPAPAVQFSGGEPTMRDDLFDLVRKAKELGFSQVQIATNGIKIAKDPAYAQELREAGLSTVYLHFDGVTLETNPILQASLNAVKNCAKAALGVVLVPTIINGRNDHEIGAILRFAADHVQVVRGVNFQPVAFTGAASEDDIKRERITIPDLAEKIEEQTGGIIKKNYLYPVPCVVPISDLVETYTGKPQVRFTTHQHCGAATYVFVTEEGLVPINEMVDVDGFFEAIRTMTDRMKDGGTINKYRALIEGVRDMSVSASSGEHGSATQFWTLLGKTLVSQNFDALRDFHWNALFIGTMHFMDNYNYDIDRVQRCCIHYATPDGRLVPFCTYNSGPVYREEVWKKFSRPLPKEE; this is translated from the coding sequence ATGCTTCTGAAAAAAACCAAGAGTCTTTGCCCTATTTGCAAAAGGGTGCTTGACGCAGACATTTGCGAGGAGGACGGGAAGGTCTGGATTTCCCGCACCTGCCCGGAGCATGGAGAGGCGAAACACCTCTACTGGTCGGATGTAGAGATGTACAGGCGTTTCGACGCATTCGAGGAGATCGGAAACGGTGTCTCCAACCCCCAGAGAGAAACCGCCCCTGACACCTGCCCGGCAAACTGCGGGATATGCTCCCGTCATCAATCGATGACCCTGCTCGCCAACATCGACCTGACGAACCGTTGCAACCTCAACTGCGACTTCTGCTTCGCCAATGCCCGGGCCTGTGGCTATATCTACGAGCCGTCGTTCGACGAGGTCGTCGAGATGATGAAGATGGTCAGGAGCGAAAAACCGGTCCCCGCCCCGGCCGTCCAGTTCTCGGGCGGCGAACCGACGATGCGCGACGACCTCTTCGATCTCGTCAGGAAGGCAAAGGAACTCGGCTTCTCGCAGGTCCAGATCGCAACGAACGGGATCAAGATCGCAAAAGATCCCGCATACGCGCAGGAACTCAGGGAAGCCGGCCTGAGCACGGTCTACCTGCACTTCGACGGCGTTACGCTGGAGACAAACCCAATCCTTCAGGCAAGCCTGAATGCCGTGAAAAATTGCGCGAAGGCCGCACTCGGCGTCGTGCTCGTCCCGACGATCATCAACGGGAGGAACGACCACGAGATCGGCGCCATCCTCAGGTTTGCCGCAGACCATGTGCAGGTCGTGCGGGGCGTCAACTTCCAGCCCGTGGCCTTCACCGGTGCCGCAAGCGAGGATGACATCAAAAGAGAGCGTATCACCATCCCCGACCTCGCCGAGAAGATAGAAGAGCAGACCGGCGGTATCATCAAGAAGAACTATCTCTACCCCGTTCCCTGCGTCGTCCCGATCTCCGACCTCGTCGAGACGTACACCGGAAAACCGCAGGTTAGGTTCACCACCCACCAGCACTGCGGCGCCGCGACCTATGTCTTCGTGACCGAGGAAGGTCTTGTCCCGATCAACGAGATGGTCGACGTCGACGGGTTCTTCGAGGCCATAAGGACGATGACCGACAGGATGAAAGACGGCGGGACCATCAACAAGTATCGTGCGCTCATCGAAGGCGTCAGGGACATGAGCGTCTCCGCATCGAGCGGCGAGCACGGCAGCGCGACGCAGTTCTGGACACTCCTCGGGAAGACGCTTGTTTCACAGAACTTCGACGCCCTGCGGGACTTCCACTGGAACGCCCTCTTCATCGGCACGATGCATTTCATGGACAACTACAACTACGATATCGACCGTGTCCAGCGCTGCTGCATCCACTATGCCACGCCAGACGGCAGACTGGTCCCCTTCTGCACCTACAACTCGGGGCCGGTGTACAGGGAAGAGGTCTGGAAGAAATTTTCCCGGCCCCTCCCGAAAGAGGAGTGA
- a CDS encoding CDP-2,3-bis-(O-geranylgeranyl)-sn-glycerol synthase: protein MISSLVVAIWVMLPAYVPNSAAAALGGGAPVDMGKTWSDGRRILGDGKTWRGFVLGVTCGVAVGIVQIVARDAFGLSSLPEHTLITVFLLAFGALLGDMVKSFIKRRLGKESGEEWLIADQYDLVAGSLGLLLVFQYGWVMENVTLGVFVWILILTPLLHRAANIIGYLIGVKKVPW from the coding sequence ATGATATCAAGTCTGGTCGTGGCGATCTGGGTGATGTTGCCTGCCTATGTGCCTAATTCGGCCGCTGCCGCTCTTGGAGGCGGTGCACCGGTGGACATGGGGAAAACCTGGAGCGACGGTCGTAGGATCCTTGGCGACGGGAAGACCTGGCGTGGTTTTGTCCTCGGGGTCACATGCGGTGTCGCCGTCGGTATCGTTCAGATTGTGGCGAGGGACGCCTTCGGACTCTCCTCTCTCCCCGAGCATACGCTCATAACAGTGTTCCTCCTTGCCTTCGGGGCGCTTCTTGGCGATATGGTAAAGAGTTTTATCAAAAGGCGGCTTGGAAAGGAGAGCGGGGAGGAATGGCTCATCGCCGATCAGTACGACCTCGTTGCCGGATCTCTCGGCCTCTTGCTCGTCTTCCAGTACGGCTGGGTCATGGAGAACGTAACCCTCGGGGTCTTTGTCTGGATCCTCATCCTCACGCCCCTCCTCCACCGTGCTGCAAACATCATCGGATATCTCATCGGAGTGAAGAAAGTACCATGGTAA